The genomic stretch TCACAGTCTGGCTATTTGATACTGTcatgttgaaaaaagaaaaagatagtgtataaagaaaaaggaaaaataGTCAACGAAAGTTCTTTCTTAGACCACGAGGAAAAAGATGGAGATTTATAAATGTTTTGTGGATTTTGTTAGTGGAGCAATTTCGCGTGCACAATATTTACCAGTAGATCCGATGACTAAAACGTGCCTCACGTAGGTCCCACAAATAACACATTCTTATGCTAGCCAATATTACCGCAAATTTGTTTCCAGTGTGGTGGTTAGTCATGAAATAAGTATATGGGCTAAATTTACCGCTCATATAGGTCTAAATGGCATTCCAATTCCCCTCTAGATATTGAGGAGCGATCTATAAGTATGCACGTTTTAGATATTCTAATTACCGAAATCCTACAATCCTGCCCAATACTCATAAACAAAAAGTGCATTTTATCTGCACTAAATAAGTCATCCGACAAGCCCATTTGGCACCATCTAAAATATtgagaaattgaatcaattataCATTTTGTGAACACTGCTATTGTTATCATCGCTGAGTCAACATCATCTTATGCTTCACAGGCAATAAATACGCAATTCATGGTTTACTAAGTAAATGTTTATCACATGTGAGATATTTATGGTTGCAAAATTGAACATTTAGCAATTTATCTAATGGCAGTAAGCGGTGTGACTGGATTCTAAAAGTTGATTTTACTAGATTTTCAACACCATGCCCATTATCTACTTTGCGTTAACTTTAAAAgcaatttaaattatttgatataatataattattaagCTACAACTTATTGTTTCGATAATTCTAAAACTGATACTAagtatatttttcaataaaatatcTCGTAACGtctaaataaataataaatagtCATACATCGTATAAATTCGTCAAAGCATTATAATACAATCGAGTATGCAGCAGCAAAACctattaaataaaaatgggTAGAAGGAATATTTAGTGATGATGATCCGGAAATAGTTTCACTTTCACTGGAAGTTGAATTATGGTGCTGAGCATAATATCTTGCTGAACCGTATCCGGCTGCAGCTGCAGCTGCTGATGGTGCAAAATAATTCCCATATCCACAAGTGCTTCCTGAGCAATGGTACTGATTATTTCCATATTGAGTTCCTCCGGTATAGCGGCCAGTACCATATCctactgctgctgctgctgtaGATGGTGCATAGTAATTACCATATCCACATGAGTTTCCACTACAATGGTATTGATTACTTCCCCAATTTCTACTACCGGATGAACTACTGCTACCCGAGCCACCACCTCTGGAGCCACTGCTCGAGCTGCCACTTGAACTACCACCTCTAGAACCACTGCTAGAGCCACTGCTAGAGCCACTGCTTGAACCACCCCTAGAACCGCTACTGGAACCACCTCTAGAACCACCACCCAATCGCTTGGTAACTTGATTTGAGGCGATATTATTAAGATCTGAAATGGTGACAGATAAAGCTTGAGATGTAACTGTAAGtaaaattattagttgAGTAAATAGCATATTTTCCTGATaagttgatttaatttggTTATATTGAATAGGAAGTGaagatatttattttcaaaaaatcaagtGTCCTTTGAAggtttatttatatttgttgaaaactATTCGTTTTACTGATTTGGTTTAGTGCATTGGGGCTAAATACGCTAAATGTAATGGAAGACAAGACAAAAAAAGCGAAAAGTTCGTAAATCAAGTCATGCAAAGAAGCATGACGACGTCATATTTG from Candida albicans SC5314 chromosome 5, complete sequence encodes the following:
- the PGA37 gene encoding Pga37p (Putative GPI-anchored protein; Hap43-repressed; Spider biofilm induced), with translation MLFTQLIILLTVTSQALSVTISDLNNIASNQVTKRLGGGSRGGSSSGSRGGSSSGSSSGSSSGSRGGSSSGSSSSGSRGGGSGSSSSSGSRNWGSNQYHCSGNSCGYGNYYAPSTAAAAVGYGTGRYTGGTQYGNNQYHCSGSTCGYGNYFAPSAAAAAAGYGSARYYAQHHNSTSSESETISGSSSLNIPSTHFYLIGFAAAYSIVL